The Citrifermentans bemidjiense Bem genome window below encodes:
- a CDS encoding hybrid sensor histidine kinase/response regulator produces the protein MKRQTVMIVDDTPANIEILSETLGEEYELFFATSGADALELIRADKPDLILLDIMMPGMDGYELCSILKGDPATRDIPIIFVTAMIGEEEEIKGLELGAIDYLTKPISPHIVRARVKNHLELKRYRDLLETLASAADRAKKEFLRSVSHELRTPLTPIIGMTDLVLDSEEDDNKRKYLTMVQKSALRLLGIVEDLIETSRLEGEGTAPEYRPFLLKAFLDTVAMEARTQAEGKGLDFMVTLDPALPEAVSSDQAMLHKVLTMLLGNAVKFTTAGKISLEVHLQEVAGEQMLQFSVADTGVGIDPADLERVFSDFTQSDGSITRSFPGLGLGLTLARRMTELMDGSIWAESSPGGGSLFQMQIPLLLPESESADAPPASDGVRQ, from the coding sequence ATGAAACGCCAGACGGTCATGATCGTTGATGATACCCCTGCCAATATCGAGATCCTCAGCGAGACACTCGGGGAGGAGTACGAACTTTTCTTCGCCACCAGCGGGGCGGATGCCCTGGAACTGATCCGCGCCGACAAGCCGGACCTGATCCTTTTGGACATCATGATGCCCGGGATGGACGGCTATGAACTCTGCTCCATTCTGAAAGGGGACCCCGCCACCCGCGACATCCCGATCATCTTCGTCACCGCCATGATCGGTGAGGAGGAGGAGATCAAGGGGCTGGAACTCGGCGCGATAGATTACCTCACCAAGCCGATCTCCCCCCACATCGTGCGCGCCCGGGTGAAGAACCATCTGGAGCTGAAAAGGTACCGGGACCTTCTGGAGACGCTCGCCAGCGCCGCCGACCGCGCCAAGAAGGAATTCCTGAGAAGCGTGAGCCACGAGTTGCGCACCCCGCTCACCCCCATCATCGGCATGACCGACCTGGTGCTCGACAGCGAGGAGGACGACAACAAGCGGAAGTACCTGACCATGGTGCAGAAATCCGCGCTGCGCCTTCTGGGAATCGTCGAGGACCTGATCGAGACCAGCAGGCTCGAAGGGGAGGGGACCGCTCCCGAGTACCGCCCCTTCCTGCTCAAGGCCTTCCTGGACACCGTTGCCATGGAGGCCCGGACGCAGGCGGAGGGCAAGGGGCTCGATTTCATGGTGACCCTCGATCCTGCCCTTCCCGAGGCGGTCAGCAGCGACCAGGCGATGCTGCACAAGGTCCTTACCATGCTGCTGGGAAACGCCGTCAAGTTCACCACGGCCGGCAAAATATCGCTGGAAGTGCATCTCCAGGAGGTGGCGGGAGAGCAGATGCTGCAATTCTCCGTCGCCGACACCGGCGTCGGCATAGATCCGGCCGACCTGGAGCGGGTCTTCAGCGACTTCACCCAGTCCGACGGCTCCATCACCCGCTCGTTTCCGGGTCTTGGGCTGGGGCTCACCCTGGCCCGGCGCATGACCGAGCTTATGGACGGGAGCATCTGGGCGGAGAGCTCGCCGGGAGGGGGCTCCCTGTTCCAGATGCAGATCCCCCTGCTCCTTCCTGAGTCCGAATCGGCCGACGCTCCCCCCGCCTCGGACGGAGTGCGCCAGTGA
- a CDS encoding PAS domain S-box protein, with product MFLSWGVLLFVCALALHERHSLLASVIVFSIAALHAMRLKWRRQSDDAVRRSEEQLRISQRIARIGSWDLDLASGRLDCSEELCRIFSVPLDEAPDNYDGLLAILPEYGKDALAAAVEEALAGRDSFAVEYSVERPGGKESFLFEVGEVFRDDSGAALRVVSVVQDVSEQKEAENALFFENRYRGLIENLPQRIFLKDCNSVYLSCNSSFARDLGVEPSDVFGKTDYDLFAPELAKKRQEDDGKVMAGGAAVERDEQRERDGAWISKALIPLRDDNDRVYALLGILTDITFRKRAEEQLRESEERFRSIFEQAAVGICHLTLSGELIRINRRFCDILGYEQEELLGWSLEQTIHPDDREAEQRQAARLLSREIDNYSIEIRQMRHDDTPVWVNLTKSLVCGPKGEPKYLAGIIEDVTANREAEELRHERDLVQAASRAKSQFLANMGHEIRTPLNAVMGLSRLALKTELDRKQRGYLEKIGSSSRTLLNIINDILDFSKMEAGKLELEKTDLNLYEVLGNISDMHQSKAQEKGIEFRVRLAPDLPNKLVGDPLRLTQVLNNLIANAVKFTEKGEVVVAIKPLRREEEEVVVHFCVQDTGIGIAPEQMGKIFTPFTQADSSTTRRYGGTGLGLSISRQLVELMGGELQVESVPGSGSSFSFTVPLALPDAVNPVAQPREQELPDLRVLVVERDQEVRAGIEEITEGMSLALEYAESLPQALAALQDKAPPEDPPFDLLVVDGATAGLDGMEKICRGIWSRYRCLLPVLATVSREHLETVRQQANEWGVAAVLPSPARPSHLLDSLVRVLARSGELWPEVEPWPPQKAVRRRKPAAAAGRFEPAKLAAEKAKLERLLAKNSLDAKRQFEKFCGAVPAGDFTEELQALERCLEKLDFRKARQLLSAFPADRQEPHSEQRESL from the coding sequence TTGTTTCTCTCCTGGGGGGTGCTGCTGTTCGTCTGCGCCCTTGCCCTTCATGAGCGGCATTCGCTCCTGGCGTCGGTGATAGTGTTCTCCATTGCGGCGCTGCACGCCATGCGCCTTAAATGGCGGCGGCAATCGGACGACGCGGTCCGGCGCAGCGAGGAGCAGCTCCGCATCTCGCAGCGCATCGCCCGCATCGGGAGCTGGGACCTGGACCTCGCCAGCGGCAGGCTGGACTGCTCGGAAGAGCTGTGCCGCATCTTCTCCGTCCCGCTCGACGAGGCGCCGGACAACTACGACGGCCTGCTGGCTATTCTTCCCGAGTACGGCAAGGACGCCTTGGCCGCCGCCGTCGAGGAGGCCTTAGCGGGGCGGGATTCCTTCGCCGTGGAATACTCGGTAGAGCGCCCCGGCGGGAAGGAGTCCTTCCTTTTCGAGGTGGGGGAGGTGTTCAGGGACGATTCCGGCGCCGCCTTGCGCGTGGTGAGCGTGGTCCAGGACGTGAGCGAGCAGAAGGAGGCGGAGAACGCCCTCTTCTTCGAGAACCGCTACCGCGGGCTGATCGAGAACCTGCCGCAGCGCATCTTCCTGAAGGACTGCAACTCCGTTTACCTCTCCTGCAACTCCAGCTTCGCCCGCGATCTTGGTGTCGAGCCCTCCGACGTGTTCGGAAAGACCGACTACGACCTCTTCGCGCCGGAGTTGGCCAAAAAGCGCCAGGAGGACGACGGCAAGGTCATGGCGGGCGGAGCCGCGGTGGAGCGGGACGAGCAGCGCGAGAGGGACGGCGCTTGGATCAGCAAGGCGCTCATCCCCCTTCGGGACGACAACGACCGTGTCTATGCCCTGCTCGGCATCCTGACCGACATCACCTTTAGAAAGCGCGCCGAGGAGCAGTTGAGGGAGAGCGAGGAGCGGTTCCGCAGCATATTCGAGCAGGCAGCGGTAGGGATCTGCCACCTCACCCTGAGCGGAGAGCTGATTCGCATCAACAGGCGCTTTTGCGACATCCTGGGTTATGAGCAGGAGGAACTCTTGGGCTGGTCCCTGGAGCAGACCATCCATCCCGACGACCGGGAGGCCGAGCAGCGGCAGGCCGCGCGGCTTTTGAGCCGGGAGATCGACAACTACAGCATCGAGATCCGCCAGATGAGGCATGACGACACCCCGGTCTGGGTCAACCTCACCAAGTCGCTGGTATGCGGTCCCAAGGGGGAGCCCAAGTATCTGGCCGGCATCATCGAGGACGTAACCGCCAACAGGGAGGCCGAGGAGCTGCGCCACGAACGAGACCTGGTGCAGGCGGCCAGCCGCGCCAAAAGCCAGTTCCTGGCCAACATGGGGCACGAGATCCGCACCCCGCTTAACGCCGTCATGGGGTTGAGCCGGCTGGCGCTTAAGACCGAGCTCGACCGAAAGCAGCGCGGCTACCTGGAAAAGATAGGTTCGTCGAGCCGGACCCTTTTGAACATCATCAACGACATACTCGACTTCTCCAAGATGGAGGCCGGGAAGCTGGAACTGGAGAAGACGGACCTGAACCTGTACGAGGTACTGGGAAACATCTCCGACATGCACCAGTCCAAGGCCCAGGAAAAGGGGATCGAATTCCGGGTCCGGCTTGCTCCCGATCTCCCCAACAAGCTGGTGGGGGACCCGCTGCGCCTGACGCAGGTGCTGAACAACCTGATCGCCAACGCGGTGAAATTCACCGAAAAGGGAGAGGTGGTGGTCGCCATCAAGCCGTTGCGGCGCGAGGAGGAAGAGGTGGTGGTCCACTTCTGCGTCCAGGACACCGGCATCGGCATAGCACCCGAGCAGATGGGAAAGATCTTCACCCCCTTCACCCAGGCGGACAGCTCCACTACGCGCCGCTACGGCGGTACGGGACTCGGGCTTTCCATCAGCCGCCAGCTGGTGGAGCTGATGGGGGGGGAACTGCAGGTGGAGAGCGTCCCCGGCTCCGGCAGCAGCTTCTCCTTCACCGTCCCCCTTGCCCTTCCCGACGCCGTCAACCCCGTTGCGCAACCGCGGGAACAGGAGCTGCCGGACCTCAGGGTGCTGGTAGTCGAGCGCGACCAGGAGGTGCGCGCCGGCATCGAGGAGATCACCGAAGGAATGTCCCTTGCGCTTGAGTACGCGGAGAGCCTGCCCCAGGCACTCGCCGCGCTGCAGGACAAGGCTCCGCCGGAAGACCCGCCCTTCGACCTGCTGGTGGTCGACGGAGCGACGGCCGGACTCGACGGCATGGAGAAGATCTGCCGCGGCATCTGGAGCCGGTACCGCTGCCTGCTTCCCGTCCTTGCCACCGTGAGTCGGGAGCATTTGGAGACGGTGCGGCAGCAGGCGAACGAGTGGGGGGTGGCGGCGGTCCTACCCTCCCCGGCGCGCCCCTCCCATCTCCTCGACTCGCTGGTCCGGGTGCTGGCGCGCTCCGGCGAGCTGTGGCCGGAGGTCGAACCGTGGCCGCCGCAGAAAGCTGTCCGGCGCAGGAAACCGGCTGCCGCGGCGGGTAGATTCGAGCCGGCGAAGCTCGCCGCCGAGAAGGCGAAGCTGGAGCGGTTGCTTGCCAAGAACAGCCTGGACGCGAAGCGGCAGTTCGAGAAGTTTTGCGGCGCGGTACCCGCGGGCGACTTCACCGAAGAACTCCAGGCGCTGGAGCGCTGCCTGGAAAAACTTGATTTCAGAAAGGCACGGCAACTTCTATCCGCCTTCCCGGCGGACAGGCAGGAGCCGCACTCGGAACAAAGGGAGAGCCTATGA
- a CDS encoding ABC transporter ATP-binding protein gives MNGANATTTGESREAQVGLHELTRRFGDFTAVDRVTLDVARGEIFGFLGPNGAGKSTTIRMLCGILPPSSGSGTVAGYDIATQSEQIKNQIGYMSQKFSLYEELTVEENIDFYSGIYRIPAGKKAERKEWVIEMAGLAEQRGTRAQALSGGWKQRLALGCAVLHEPPIVFLDEPTSGVDPISRRSFWELIYRLSGEGVTIFVTTHYMEEAECCDRLGFIFGGELIALGTPAELKAGFPGQIVEIGCERPFELLQRVESLPGVKSSALFGAGLHLAVESAEQTIAAIGRELPDLDLRMERITPSLEDLFVSFMEAQGGRR, from the coding sequence GTGAACGGTGCCAACGCCACTACAACTGGGGAATCCCGGGAAGCGCAGGTCGGCCTGCATGAGCTGACCAGGCGCTTCGGCGACTTTACCGCCGTGGACCGGGTCACTCTCGACGTGGCGCGGGGGGAGATCTTCGGCTTTTTAGGGCCCAACGGCGCAGGCAAATCCACCACCATCAGGATGCTCTGCGGCATCCTCCCTCCCAGCTCCGGCAGCGGAACCGTGGCCGGTTACGACATCGCCACCCAGTCGGAACAGATCAAGAACCAGATAGGGTACATGAGCCAGAAGTTCTCCCTCTACGAGGAGCTGACCGTCGAGGAGAACATCGACTTTTACAGCGGCATCTACCGCATCCCCGCCGGGAAGAAAGCCGAGCGCAAGGAGTGGGTCATAGAGATGGCCGGGCTCGCCGAGCAGCGAGGAACCCGCGCCCAGGCCCTTTCCGGAGGATGGAAGCAGCGGCTCGCCCTGGGGTGCGCCGTCCTGCACGAGCCCCCCATCGTTTTCCTGGACGAGCCGACCTCCGGGGTCGATCCCATCAGCAGGCGGAGCTTCTGGGAGCTGATCTACCGGCTCTCCGGCGAGGGGGTCACCATCTTCGTCACCACCCATTACATGGAAGAGGCCGAATGCTGCGACCGCTTGGGCTTCATCTTCGGCGGAGAGCTGATCGCCCTGGGGACCCCTGCCGAACTCAAAGCAGGCTTTCCCGGCCAGATCGTCGAGATCGGCTGTGAGCGCCCCTTTGAGCTTTTGCAGCGGGTCGAGTCCCTGCCGGGGGTGAAGAGTTCGGCGCTTTTCGGGGCCGGGCTGCACCTGGCGGTGGAAAGCGCCGAGCAGACCATCGCCGCCATCGGCCGGGAGCTACCCGACCTGGATCTCAGGATGGAGCGCATCACCCCGTCGCTGGAAGACCTGTTCGTCTCCTTCATGGAGGCGCAGGGGGGGCGCCGCTAG
- a CDS encoding ABC transporter ATP-binding protein, whose amino-acid sequence MSLSEAIKTNALQKRFGKVTAVEELSLYVKSGELFGLVGSDGAGKTTTLRMLAGIMDPTGGEALVLGRNMAQEAEEVRGDIGYMSQRFGLYPDLTVLENLRFYADIHMIPAREQGSRIDELLGFSNLTPFKERLAGKLSGGMKQKLGLACALVHRPRVLFLDEPTNGVDPVSRRDFWRILHGLLGEGVTILVATAYLDEAERCHRVGLMHRGRLLACDTPKGLKGLMKGGVLEFTTAEPRRAVRLLSADFPSGSVALFGEKLHLYYADDPEEARERAEASLKKAGLEAPRVRQVEPSLEDLFVSLLR is encoded by the coding sequence ATGTCGCTAAGCGAGGCGATCAAAACCAACGCGCTGCAAAAACGCTTCGGCAAGGTGACCGCGGTTGAGGAACTCTCGCTTTACGTAAAAAGTGGCGAGCTTTTCGGGCTGGTCGGCTCCGACGGCGCCGGCAAGACCACCACCCTGAGGATGCTGGCCGGCATCATGGATCCCACCGGCGGCGAGGCCCTGGTCCTTGGGCGGAACATGGCGCAAGAGGCCGAGGAAGTGCGCGGCGACATCGGCTACATGAGCCAGCGCTTCGGGCTCTACCCGGACCTGACGGTGCTGGAGAACCTCCGCTTCTACGCCGACATCCACATGATCCCCGCTCGCGAACAGGGCTCCCGCATCGACGAGCTTTTGGGGTTCAGCAACCTCACTCCCTTCAAAGAGAGGCTCGCCGGCAAGCTCTCCGGCGGGATGAAGCAGAAGCTCGGGCTTGCCTGCGCGCTGGTGCACCGGCCGCGGGTGCTTTTCCTGGACGAGCCGACCAACGGCGTCGACCCCGTCTCGCGCCGCGACTTCTGGCGCATCCTGCACGGCCTTTTGGGGGAGGGGGTGACCATCCTCGTTGCGACCGCGTACCTGGACGAGGCGGAGCGCTGCCACAGGGTGGGGCTGATGCATCGCGGCAGGCTTTTGGCCTGCGACACCCCCAAGGGGCTCAAGGGGCTCATGAAGGGAGGGGTGCTGGAATTCACCACTGCGGAACCGCGCCGCGCCGTGCGGCTTCTCTCCGCCGATTTTCCTTCCGGGAGCGTGGCGCTTTTCGGCGAGAAGCTGCATCTGTACTACGCGGACGACCCGGAAGAGGCGAGAGAGCGGGCCGAGGCGAGCCTCAAAAAGGCGGGGCTGGAAGCTCCCCGGGTGAGGCAAGTCGAGCCGTCCCTGGAGGACCTCTTCGTCTCGCTTTTGCGCTGA
- a CDS encoding HlyD family secretion protein: MKKKGIIAALLLAVVVAVVFYLRHHRDGENSAALRISGNIELTEVQLSFKTSGRVQERLVDEGMQVARGQVVARLEERELADALKLAQADEAASAASLAELEAGNRREEVAQGAALLARAEAQAAQVTADYDRSKALFAREVIPRQQFDAAKAAFEEARASVRERREALTLLRKGARPERLQAARAAHEGALARVSTAKERLGYATLAAPISGVVLNKSIEPGEQVAAGTPVVTLGDLKDCWLKGYIPETELARVKLGQRARVTADGLPGKAFEGRVSFISSQAEFTPKSVQTEKERVKLVYRVKITLANPGMELKPGMPADAVIDLGAPPAR, translated from the coding sequence GTGAAAAAGAAGGGGATTATTGCGGCATTGCTGCTGGCTGTGGTGGTGGCGGTTGTTTTCTACCTTCGCCATCACCGGGACGGGGAGAACTCCGCGGCGCTGCGCATCTCTGGGAACATCGAACTTACCGAGGTGCAGCTGAGCTTCAAGACTTCCGGCCGGGTCCAGGAGCGGCTGGTCGACGAGGGTATGCAGGTTGCCCGCGGCCAGGTCGTGGCGCGCCTGGAAGAGCGCGAGCTCGCCGACGCGCTGAAGCTCGCGCAGGCGGATGAGGCAGCCTCCGCCGCGTCGCTGGCGGAACTGGAAGCCGGCAACCGCAGGGAAGAGGTGGCCCAGGGGGCGGCGCTTCTGGCGCGCGCCGAGGCCCAAGCCGCGCAGGTGACAGCCGATTACGACAGGAGCAAGGCGCTCTTCGCCAGGGAGGTCATCCCCCGGCAGCAGTTCGACGCCGCCAAGGCGGCCTTTGAGGAGGCCAGGGCCTCTGTGCGCGAGCGCAGGGAAGCGCTTACGCTTTTGCGCAAGGGGGCGCGGCCCGAACGCCTGCAAGCAGCTCGTGCCGCACATGAAGGCGCGCTGGCGCGGGTATCCACGGCAAAGGAGCGGCTGGGGTACGCCACCTTGGCGGCGCCCATCTCCGGTGTGGTGCTCAACAAATCGATCGAGCCGGGCGAACAGGTGGCTGCGGGGACCCCGGTGGTCACGCTCGGCGACCTTAAGGATTGCTGGCTCAAGGGATACATACCCGAGACGGAACTGGCGCGGGTCAAGCTGGGGCAAAGGGCGCGGGTGACGGCCGACGGGCTTCCGGGCAAGGCCTTCGAGGGGAGGGTGAGCTTCATCTCCAGCCAGGCGGAGTTCACCCCCAAGAGCGTGCAGACCGAGAAGGAGCGGGTGAAGCTCGTGTACCGGGTGAAGATCACCTTGGCCAACCCGGGGATGGAGCTGAAACCGGGGATGCCGGCGGATGCCGTGATAGACCTGGGCGCGCCGCCGGCGCGCTGA
- a CDS encoding ANTAR domain-containing response regulator has product MGKAVLYVRDEELLESLKNRLSERGYAEIIASGSAGELLVDALEQRPEVAVIEYADGDREIGATVKRLWDKLGIPIIMIAQSCDLQEVQEWGESLVSTILAKPVREEELVAALVLSVAAARRVERLKEEVSTLKESIESRKVIEKAKGRLMERDKLSEAEAFRRMQRLAMDRRISMRQLADAILLTDSIGG; this is encoded by the coding sequence ATGGGAAAAGCGGTCCTGTACGTTCGCGACGAAGAGCTTCTGGAAAGCCTAAAAAACAGGCTCAGTGAGAGGGGATATGCTGAAATAATAGCTTCAGGCAGCGCCGGCGAGCTTTTGGTGGACGCCTTAGAGCAGCGCCCCGAGGTGGCCGTAATCGAGTATGCCGACGGCGACCGGGAGATAGGAGCTACGGTGAAGCGGCTCTGGGACAAGCTCGGCATCCCGATCATCATGATCGCGCAGAGCTGCGACCTTCAGGAGGTGCAGGAGTGGGGCGAGTCGCTGGTTTCCACCATCCTGGCGAAGCCGGTGCGGGAAGAGGAGCTGGTGGCGGCGCTGGTCCTCTCGGTCGCGGCGGCGCGCCGGGTGGAGCGGCTCAAGGAAGAGGTCTCCACGCTGAAAGAGAGCATCGAGAGCAGGAAGGTGATCGAGAAGGCCAAGGGGCGCCTGATGGAGCGGGACAAGCTCTCGGAGGCCGAGGCTTTCCGGAGGATGCAAAGGCTCGCCATGGATCGCAGGATTTCCATGCGACAGTTGGCGGACGCGATCCTCTTGACCGACAGTATCGGGGGGTGA
- the htpX gene encoding zinc metalloprotease HtpX, with protein MNRFKTAVLLTSLTLLMVGLGGAIGGQGGMYLAFLMALAMNFFSYWFSDKIVLRMYGAREISEMENPAFFGMIRRLTVQAGLPMPRVYIIPSESPNAFATGRNPEHAAVAATEGIMRILTPEELEGVMAHELSHVANRDILISTIAATIAGAISMLANMAQWAAIFGHRSDDEEGGGVIGTLALAILAPIAAMLIQLAVSRSREYMADEGGAKLCGHPRSLANALRKLDQASHLLPMQEARPATAHMFIVNPLTAGGIAKLFSTHPPMEERIARLEQMGR; from the coding sequence ATGAACAGATTCAAGACTGCCGTTCTACTTACTTCTCTCACCTTGTTGATGGTAGGGCTCGGCGGAGCGATCGGGGGGCAAGGGGGAATGTACCTGGCCTTCCTGATGGCCTTGGCCATGAACTTCTTTTCCTACTGGTTCTCGGACAAGATCGTCTTGCGCATGTACGGCGCGCGCGAGATAAGCGAGATGGAGAACCCCGCCTTTTTCGGAATGATCCGGCGGCTCACCGTGCAGGCCGGCCTGCCCATGCCGCGGGTCTACATCATCCCCTCGGAGAGCCCGAACGCCTTCGCCACCGGCAGAAACCCCGAGCATGCGGCTGTGGCCGCGACCGAGGGTATCATGCGCATCCTCACCCCAGAGGAGCTGGAAGGGGTGATGGCCCACGAACTGAGCCACGTCGCCAACCGGGACATCCTGATCTCCACCATAGCGGCCACCATCGCCGGGGCCATTTCCATGCTGGCCAACATGGCGCAGTGGGCGGCCATCTTCGGGCACAGAAGCGACGACGAGGAAGGCGGTGGCGTGATCGGCACCCTGGCACTAGCCATCCTGGCGCCGATCGCCGCCATGCTGATCCAGCTTGCCGTTTCCAGATCGCGCGAGTATATGGCCGACGAAGGGGGCGCCAAGCTCTGCGGCCACCCCCGCTCGCTCGCCAATGCGCTGAGAAAGCTGGACCAGGCCTCTCACCTGCTCCCGATGCAGGAAGCGCGGCCGGCCACAGCACACATGTTCATCGTGAATCCCCTCACCGCGGGCGGTATCGCCAAGCTCTTTTCCACCCATCCGCCGATGGAGGAGAGGATCGCGAGACTCGAGCAGATGGGGCGTTAG